In Desulfoferula mesophila, the genomic window TGGACGAAGAGGGCAACATCACCGACGACAACCGAATTAGGGCCGCCTTGCCCACCATCAACTACGCCCTGGACGAAGACGCCAAGGTCATCGTGGCCAGCCACATGGGCCGTCCCAAGGGCAAGCGCGAGGAAAAATACTCCATGGCCCCGGTGGCCCGCCGACTGGGCCGCCTGCTCAAAAAAGAGGTCATTGCCGCGCCGGACTGCATCGGCCCCGAGGTGGAGGAACTGGTCCGCTCCATGAAGCCCGGCCAGGTCATGATGCTGGAAAACCTACGTTTCCACAAGGGCGAGACCAACAACGACCCCGAGTTCGGCAAAGCCTTGGCCGCGTTGTGCGACGTGTACGTGGACGACGCCTTTGCCGTGGCCCATCGGGACAACGCTTCGGTGGTGTCGGTGGTGCGCTTCGCCAAGGAGAGCGTGGCCGGCTTCACCATGAAAAAGGAGCTGGACTACTTCCGCCGGGCCATGATCGACCCGGCCCGGCCCCTGGCCGCGGTGCTGGGCGGGGCCAAGGCCATGACCAAGCTGCCGGCCCTGGAAAACCTCATGGAGCACGCCGACAAGATCATTATCGGCGGGGCCATGGCCAACACCTTTTTGATGAGCGTGGGCATCGACGTGGGCAAAAGCCTCTACGAGCCCGAGCTGGTGCCCGTGGCCAACGTGCTGCTCAAAAACGCCAAGGCGGCCGGGGTCAAGATGTACATCCCCGTGGACTGCGTGGTGGCCGACCGCTACGACCGCAAGGCCGAGACCAAGCTGGTCACCGTGCAGGACGTGCCCCACGAGTGGATGATCATGGACATCGGCCCGGCCACCAGCACCCTGTACCGCGAGGCGCTCAGGGACTGCAAGACCATCATCTGGAACGGCCCCATGGGCGCCTTTGAAATGGACGCCTTTTCCCGGGGCACCTACAACATGGTCTCCACCGTGGCCCAGACCTACGCCCTGACCATCATCGGGGGCGGGGACACCGACGTGGCGGTGAGCAACGCGGGGGAGAGCGAGAACATAAGCTACATATCCACCGGCGGCGGCGCTTTTCTGGCCCTGCTCACCGGCGAGGTCCTGCCCGCGGTGGAGGCCCTGGGCGGCTACACCGGGCTGGAAAACGGCGGCCACTCCGCCCAGTAGGCACAGGGAGAATCCATGTCGCGCAAGCTGATGATCGCCGGCAACTGGAAGTTGCATCTCACCGTGGAAGAAGCCGTGGCCCTGGCGAATGCCATCGCCTCCGGATTGAGCCGCGACGACCTGGACGTTTTGCTGATCCCGGGTTTTTTGGCTTTGGAGCCGGTGGCCCTGTCCCTTAGCACCAGCCCGGTGCTGGTGGGCGGGCAAAACCTATTTTGGGAGGACCAGGGGGCCTACACCGGCGAGGTGAGCGGCCCCCAGCTAAAGGCGGCCGGGGCCCGTTACGTTTTGGTGGGCCACAGCGAGCGGCGGCAATACTTCGGTGAAAGCGAGAGAACCTGCTGCCTGCGCCTCAACGCGGCTCTCAAGGCCGGTTTGCGGCCCATCTTGTGCGTGGGAGAGACCCAGGCCGAGCGTGAAGCGGGCCGGACCGAGGGCGTGTTGGAGAGCCAACTCGCCGGCGGCCTGGCCGGTCTGGAGGCCGCCCAAATGGCTAGCGTCACCGTTGCCTATGAGCCGGTGTGGGCCATCGGCACCGGCTTGACCGCCACCGAGGAGCAGGCCGCGGAGGCGCACGCCCATATTCGGGCCTGGATAGGGTCCCGATTTGACAAAGGTGTTGCGAACTCTACCAGAATCCTGTATGGAGGTAGTGTCAATCCGGCCAACGCGGCTGGACTTTTAAATCAACCCGAAGTGGATGGG contains:
- a CDS encoding phosphoglycerate kinase — its product is MNYINQLDLAGKRVLIRVDFNVPLDEEGNITDDNRIRAALPTINYALDEDAKVIVASHMGRPKGKREEKYSMAPVARRLGRLLKKEVIAAPDCIGPEVEELVRSMKPGQVMMLENLRFHKGETNNDPEFGKALAALCDVYVDDAFAVAHRDNASVVSVVRFAKESVAGFTMKKELDYFRRAMIDPARPLAAVLGGAKAMTKLPALENLMEHADKIIIGGAMANTFLMSVGIDVGKSLYEPELVPVANVLLKNAKAAGVKMYIPVDCVVADRYDRKAETKLVTVQDVPHEWMIMDIGPATSTLYREALRDCKTIIWNGPMGAFEMDAFSRGTYNMVSTVAQTYALTIIGGGDTDVAVSNAGESENISYISTGGGAFLALLTGEVLPAVEALGGYTGLENGGHSAQ
- the tpiA gene encoding triose-phosphate isomerase produces the protein MSRKLMIAGNWKLHLTVEEAVALANAIASGLSRDDLDVLLIPGFLALEPVALSLSTSPVLVGGQNLFWEDQGAYTGEVSGPQLKAAGARYVLVGHSERRQYFGESERTCCLRLNAALKAGLRPILCVGETQAEREAGRTEGVLESQLAGGLAGLEAAQMASVTVAYEPVWAIGTGLTATEEQAAEAHAHIRAWIGSRFDKGVANSTRILYGGSVNPANAAGLLNQPEVDGALVGGASLKAESFLGIIQAA